Part of the Acidobacteriota bacterium genome, CGTGGACGTGATCGGCCTAAGCATCCTTTCCGGAGCGCACAACGCCATCGTGCCGCGCGTGCTCGAGTTGCTCAAGCAGCATAAGATCGATGACGTGCTGGTCGTCCTCGGCGGCACCATCCCCGAGCAGGACATCGAGCCGCTGAAGCAAGCGGGCGTCGCAGCCATCTTCGGTCCGGGCACGCTGATGGAAGACATCGTCGAGTTCATCAAGAAGAACGTGCGCCAGCGCAGCGTCCCGGCGTAGCGACGCCGCTTCGAGGGCTCTGCCCGCCGCGGCGGGCTCGTTTCGCGCTCGC contains:
- a CDS encoding cobalamin B12-binding domain-containing protein; this encodes MANERKIRVVVAKPGLDGHDRGAKVIARALRDAGMEVIYTGLRQTPEMIVNAALQEDVDVIGLSILSGAHNAIVPRVLELLKQHKIDDVLVVLGGTIPEQDIEPLKQAGVAAIFGPGTLMEDIVEFIKKNVRQRSVPA